A window of Rhipicephalus microplus isolate Deutch F79 chromosome X, USDA_Rmic, whole genome shotgun sequence genomic DNA:
TATGCAACCATGTTACGCCTTGATTGCAAGTAACGAGAAGCAGGCTATCGAAGCAAGTGCATTTGAATATTTCTTCAAGCGCGCGGCAGAAGCAACTTACGCTGTGGTCACTTCATAATGTCCAGGGTTCGACAACATTCCTAATGTGCAGGGTTTGACCAAAGTTCGCCTGGCGAGAAAAAATCATTGTTCAATAAAAGATACAGTCGTCATTCGTAAATAACACAAAACAACAGTTGATGTGTCGGCGCAGAATACCTTGATATGGCGCGCTGAAACGTCGATTCtgtatttttgtgtttttcttgAACCTTATAAGATTCATGCATCAAAGGTTTTGTAGTTACGGAgcttgcgttctttttttttgcagttctgCATCTAAAAAATGACACGGAAACTGTGGCCGCACATCGTACGATGTCCATTGAACAAAGTGTATTGAGCAGGGAACATTTTCATTAATTATTTGTATATAAAAGTTGCGTGGAAATCAAGATGGCATGACGCTTCGCTGCTAAAATTGAAGCTGTAACTGCAGATGAACCGCCATGCATATACCGAATCAGCTGGTCTATAAAAGTTAATAATACAGTAACAAAGGAAAAAATAAGTGCTATATGTCGTCATATTAAAATAACGGATTGATGCAAATTAGATGAGACATACTGGGCCATTATAGAATACCTTCATTCGATAGCGCTTCCGTAGTTTGCCTCACCACGAGAGTTTAGTTGTAAGATATGAGCCCGGTAACAAATATCAAAACTCCTAGACAGCCTATCGACAAATGTAGTCCTTTCGCAGAGAGAGATTGATTGCGTGAACGGTATAGACAAATTATTTTAAGAGTGGCGACGTAGATGAGCCAGACACGTTGCTTTTGCAAATTCTTTTATTGCCAGATATATTGGTGCCCTTGAAAATTTTAAGCCCAATAATTTTTGAAGCGTTGAGAAGCGAAGAATCTCATGGTTCTTAAAGGGCAGGCGTAATTTGGTTTTCAAAACTGGCCCACAGGTGTGATCGATGCCGCAGTCCTCGGTACGGAAGGTGGCCCTAGAGGCTTTTGCGACGGACACCACCGCTGGCCGCCTGATCTTCGTTCGGGGTCCACCGATTGCACAACTTGATGCGCTCTAGAATTTCGGTCATTGTGCGGTCAATGTAGTCCACACTCACCTTTCCGCaaaggaagaaaataaaagaagCGAATGCTTCATGTTAGAGCGgcgtttcatttatttatttatttatttaattatctatatatatatactgttagcCAAAGGCCTCTACAGGGTGGGGTAAAGAAATACACTTCACTTGTTGACACAAGCACtgcaaaatgaaatcaagaaagACAAAACAACAGGCAGTTTTTAACAGAGGACCAATTCAACAGGTATAATAATTGAGGTTTACACAATAGTGAACAACGATTGGCATTCTAGCATAATTTCCTAGAACACACTTTACGAAGGCTATATCATATACATCACAAGCTTCAGCGTCGTAGGAACTTTTCCTGCCAACGTGACGTGCAGTTATAGAAAAATACACAAAAAGGAAACATCTCCAGGTAGAAGAGAGGAGGTAACAACGCCTTGATGTGGTTAACTAGAGGAGTATTATGCCATTACCGTCTTTTCAAATTTCTCTGTGGAATTAACTTGAGTTATGCTATGGGGTAGTGCGTTCCATTCTTCAATCGGTTTTGGGAAGAGGGAATATTTAAAGGTGTCAACCTTTGTAAGGATAGGCACAAACTGGTCCTCATGGCTATGTGTAACAACCCGTGAAATACATGGCGTTCTTTTTTCTATAAATCTGTAGGGGTTGAAGTTAAAGTAGTTGTGTTTCATTAAGTGTATGAATTTTAATTTAGCCACTTTTCGTCACAATGAAAGCTCGGGCAATTTTAGTTGAGTCAGCATTTCGGTCGCTGAGTATATATACCTATATTTCGACATTATAAACCTTGCTGCACGCCTCcgtattttttcaatttttttgcttCGCTTTTTGTATGTGGATCCCATATTAAGTTTCCGTATTCTAGTGCGGGACGTATCAAAGTCAGATATGCAGTTAGTTAGTTTAACATGTCGGGAAGCAAGTTTCAACTTACGTCTAAGTGACCAGAGTTTAACCTCAGCGGCATTACATAAGTTAGTAATATGCTTTTTCCGAGATAAGTCATCTGATATCGTAATGCCTAAATACTTGAAGTGCGTAACGACACACTTTTTGTTTTCCTAGTTATGCGGGCGTATACCGTTTTCTCTTGGTTCATTTTCATTTTCCATTGTGTGCACCAACCAGCAATAGATTGCAGTGCTGAGGCTAACTCTTGGTAATCTTCATGAGAAGATATTTTAGAATATATTAAGCAATCGTCTTCAAGCAGACGAACAGTGATTTTGCTACTGAGGACACTTGTAATATCGTTTATATAACATAGGAATAAAACAGGTCCTAATACTGATCCACGGGGAACACCAAACGTTACATTTAACATTCTCGATTTCTTTACTTTCACCTCCCCGTATTGTGTCCTATCAGCTAAATATAATTCAATCCACCTAGTTATATTTAGGTTTACTCCAAGATCAAGTATTTACAAATTAAACGCGACTGGGAAACGCGATCAAAGGCTTTCGATAAGTCTTAGCGAATTCCGTCTATTTGACCTGTTTCATTAATTATTTCAGCAAAATCATGCACTGTTTCAGCAAGTTGGGTGATTGTAGATAAACGTCtcctaaatccatgctggttaGGATATAACCAGTTTGGGCTTTCGAGAAAACTAAACATGCTTTTTGACAATATATGCTCGAGTATTTTACAGCATGCGCATGTATTAAGTATTAGTCTGTATTTTTATACTTTATGTTCATCACCTGTTTTGTGTACTGGTACGACTCGCGCTATTAGCCAATCATGTGGTAGTTTATGCTGCTGAAGAGACGCATTAGAAATTATCATATATATGTTCTAaatggtggcaatccaccattccGATAGCAAGATTAGGCAGTTTCACCGATTCTTTGGTGCGCTACAGACAGCTACCTAGTGCATGCTCTGAGCCAGTGCAGGGAACTACGGAAACTTCagcgcgacagcgttaaagagctcgtttcgtagaAATTCTCGTATTGTCCTTAACGTATAGTTGCTTGTGAGAGAAAAACAGTGGTATGCGCGCGTGAAAATTCAAAAGAAATGCTAATAAAGGGGTATTTTCTATTCAAGTGGGCCTGGAACTTGTGTGTGGCAAAAAGTGTGCAATCACGGAGCTACGGCCGCGCTTCAAATtgcttaaaaataaaaaaaaacacttcctgaTACACGAATGATTTATAGTGCCAAGAGACATGTAATATGGCATGGCAGGCCTCAAAATGTTCGAACAGCCCAACGAAAGGTTATAATTAACTATCATTCTGAACAACAACGTGTGCGGCTAACCGCAAAAAGAGGCCTGGCACACCACAGATGTACTTACAGTAAACGTAACACGCTCAACATGCCTGAATTATGCCGCCCCCGGAGAGGCGAAGTGATGAAAACAGGCTCGGAGGACATTGTTGCGTTTTACTCTTCGAGGCAAAGCTCTTCCAAGTTCTTGGGTTTTCGCTTTATGAAAGTGCATGACGCAATAAAGTTGGCTGTGAAGTGATGGCGAACGCACATTAGTTGAAACGAAGTGGATGTACCATCACGCCGCACTTAAAGAGACGTTTTAATCATCAAGTCTCGTTCCTATCAAAATGCATCGCATCGCTTTCCGCGAAAGCGTTCGAATTCGTCAAGCACGAGCGCAATAACGAGGACGTACGCACGCTTTGATGTCTTCCTTCCAACGGTCGCACAGGTATCAAAGTAACTGATAGACAATTTTGACGTCTCACTTCTTTCTGATGCAATACGTAGCTAACGACCCACATATCATGCCAGGAAACGTCGTTTACTCGAGGGCAGGATGCTAATCATCAGGAGGAAGTTCTATAACGCCAGACTACCGTTTCGACTTCAGAGAGCGCCGAGTACTCTGCATAGTTTTTATGTAAACAAGGCTGGCTACGCGAGCCACATTCATATTACCATAGCATTTAAAACCCTATATGTGAGACCCTCCAAAAATGCACTGCAGTCAAGGACGTCGTCATCTGTTGTATTCAAGTCTGTGAAAAAAGTGCTTTCTCTACTAAGTATCCTGCTTGACTTTTGGGAGCTGTCCACATTAAGACCACGTTGGTTTGCACGTCGTCGTGAGGTGCGGTGTTTTACGTGCACGACAAATTGATTTTAAAGCGAGGTCTGATACTTTCAAAGTGAGTATCGAGATTTGGCCATAcagctaaagtggttgcttgggcgcCATGGTACGACATAGTGAAAAAGAAACAGCGGGAAAAACGAGAGACCAGGCGAAAAGGGACACAGACATAGGGGACTTTCTATGACCCTCTTCGTCTGGTTTCTCCTTTTTCGTGCTGTTTATTTTTTAACTTTGGCTATACAGAAGTGGCAACATAGGTTACGGCTAGAAAATCTCCAAGGTAATTCTAATGAAAACGCGCGGCTCGTATTGGGGCTCAAAATTAGCTTAAATTGTGTCGATTGTTGTTTActttattttttactttattttaaatttttttgaCATATGGTACTTGAAGTATTATTTTTTAAGCACTGCACCAAAATAGCAAGAAACCCTTCACAGTAGTGTTACTGAAATTATGAGCGTATGACAAGCAATGGATTAGTTATGCTTATTTTATATTTTTCGGCGTATGAAAACTGCCAGGTATGATTGTTTTTTTCATCATAAAAAATGCACCTTGATTGATTATTGATTCTGCTTCCCATTATGTATTTGCCACTATTAGACACACGGAAAAAGTTTGTTTGTTATCCCAAATGGATCCGAGAAAAAGGTCACACATTATAAAAATTGGTGTTTTGTTTCTAGAAAAACGCAGCAATAGCGAAGAGGTACAGGCATGTTTCCTGGAAATGTGTCACAAAAGAGGGACACAAAACTATTTTCGACATTGCGAGTGCATAAATGtgctacatttaaaaaaaagagtaAATCCATCCTGACGTGATCGAAAAATTCGCTAACTAAATTGTTTGAGCAACGCAGTTTTCCTAATTATGTTATGGGCTATATAAGTGGTTGATGGTGTCCAGATGATGCGTGTGTGATATTTGCTGATCGCGTGgttgcagaatctcgttccccgacgccacCAACAGAATACTGCTGAAGGAGTATAAGAGGGGGATGCCAGAGCGTCATTGTTTGGCTCAGCTGTCGCGTATGCACAGTAAGAATAGCGCACCGGATTAAGCTCAACCATAAACTGCTTCACGTTTAATATTTCCATGGTATACCGCTATGGTCCCGTGAATAATAGTACCAAAAAGGTAGGCTTCACGCGGGCAACATTAAGCGGTGACAGCTAATTTTTTTTGAGGCTCTCCGGCCCGTTGCTATTGTGCGTAAAGAGGAGACTAATCTTTCTGTCCGATATCGTGTTACGCTCGACTGAACTGTACTATGTGGGTTTAATTCTTCAATAGGTTGCTATAGAAGCGATTTTGGGTTATCGATGATTACGAATGAACTGCGCCGCAAGCCACGTAATTGTGAATCTAATTTGTGGCGAGGATCTCCGTCTACTCCCAAACTCTCTTCACGGCCATCATTACTTCATCAATTTTGTTTCGTGCCACAGGTGCGTTCGCTTAGTACGAAGGTGTTCGCTCGGTACAGGCACTTCACGCAAGAAACCATTTATTTCTACACTGAGTGAATATTGCGTGTTTGAGCTAACATTGCAGTCTGCTGAATGTGCAGTCACTGTTCAGGAAACGGCGACACATTTGTAAATGTGTTGTTATTTCCTAACGAATTCGTAAAAAAAGTAGCTGGTTAGAAATGAACGGAGAACACCTAAATGACACGAGAAGagacaggtttttttttgttcaagttgGAAGCGCATAAGCAGTTGAAAGTTCGGTTCAGTTTCTACTTTCTTTGCGTCATGCGCGCATATTAAGGTTTTGTCCACACAGTACTTTTTACATTTTTGCTCAAAAATAGCGAAGCCGAAATATTTTTCTAAGCGTATGGTAAACAATCACATTATCTCAATTAGGTACTGGTGATGTCGCTAACCAATAAGCTCGGCAATAATTGCTAATGGGAAAGAGTCTTTCCTGTTTATCTGAGCACTTGGAGTACAATGGAAGTCTATACAAGGTGTATTAGGACGAGAAAGAAAGAAGCGCGAAATGCGCGttctaattatatatatatatatatatatatatatatatatatatatatatatatatatatatatatatatatatatatatatatatatatatatatatatatatatatatatatatatatataaaatatatatatatatatatatataaatatatatatatatatatatatatataaatacatatatatatatatatatatatatatatatatatatatatatatatatatatatatatatatatatatatatatacattaagCTGTTCGAACTGGCGCAACCACGAGTGTAACTCACTGGAAATGTAAAAGACACCTGTTTTCATTGTGAACATCAACTGTATTGTAAAGGTACACTCGGTGGAATACAGCGTGTTAGCATCCTCGTTTTTGCAATAAATTCGCCTAATAACATCTCCTGATAGCGTTTTGTATGAACAAGTTTCATGCGGAATCTATCAGCCACGCTCGTGTTTTGCGACACAGCAAATGATCACGCCACAATGGCCTTCAAGGTCTGCCCATAAAGAGTTATTTTACTTACTTTTAGATATTTCTGTGATGCGTAACCTCTTTACTCCTAATGCATGCGCAGTCTGTTCAAAATATTCAGATATAATCAACCGAGCGAATTGAAGAGGTTGTAGTGCGTTGTTTGAATCACTGAGCAGAGAAGTCGCATAAGGTGAAATACTTTTTCATTTCTTATGTGATTCTCAAAAAGAAacgaaaagtgagccccgtaactgtctgcatcagtgtgcgacacctcagcggaaGCTCACGAGGGattggggtaaggagggattaaaaatataggattaaaggtatatagaTAGAGAGGGGAACGGAGAAAGcatggcgcagggacagcgacaccaAGAAGCTAGGAGAAGATAccaaagatggacatggtcgcaggagccCTAGGACGGGGAACCACTAaatgagagctcttgtcggcggcaggaaatggcgtagggcgagccagtcagcCACAGCTGTGCTCTCCTCGGAGATCGCAGGGCCACAACCGATCGGCACGACTTCCAGCGAGCGAGTTCAAATATTCTGTCACACGAGTTTATTTCCAGCGAACTTCTCGTAGATTACTTCAGAAACCAATGTTCTTGGAGGGAGTAAATTCTCTGTttttattgatatgtgcggtttaacgtcccataaccaccatttcACTATGAGGGACactgcagtggaggactccggaaatttcgaccacctggcgttctttaatgtgcaccgaaatttgagcacacaggctcacggcaatttcgcctccatcgaaaatgcaatcgcagcagccgggattcgatcccgcgacctgcggttcagtagccgagtaccttatccactgaaccaccgtggcggggagaGCGAATTCTCTGAGATCAATTCTCTGCAGTCATGTAGAAAGCAGTTCTTCGGCATCTTCTCTGCACGGAATGTGAAAATAAGCGAGATTCTCAGGTTACGTTCAGTTTCTGCTAAGCTATACTTCCTCGCATATGCATGTAAGGATAAAAAACCGCAGAAATACTTCTAGAAACGGTGCCTATGCGAAAATCATGGCCGCGCTGCGCGTTCAACGTGCGTGCACCGACAGCGCTTGGAAGGGATATGGCGTTGCGAAGTCACGTGATGTGAGTGAGCCAATCGCATCCACGGTGGCCTGCGGGAAACGGATGTCACACTCAGAATTTTTTAAagccgatagtctttcttggggaccttggacgcaaaaattttggtctggctTTCAGTACATATGCCTGTTTGTCTGCCCTCAATGGTACCTTAAACGGCATCAAAGTGGCGAAACGGTATCCAAACGGCCGACCACATCCGCAGCACCaactaatattgctcaagattcagcgttcatacttgtgcgattgtcaattaaaaagcagttactgtgcatatctgagacaccataaaAACACTTCAATAATCTGTATGTGTCTCtaactagaaaaggcacacataagtaattataaggaccgtagcgtttttCACATTCGGTGAGTAGGCAACGCTTGCAAGAAAAGGCAAGtatttccaacactttgctaagacgacacggtggtggcacctacgtGTCGCCTCGCGTTGTACACCTTATGACCACCGAGACGGGCGCGTAGggtgcgcgcgcttcgttttcctagctaactgccagatggcgctcttgtCTCACACGGGGCGTGACTTGATGTAgtagttcgcctccgctgcatgctagAGGCACTAACGTCACGCCTCTACCAAACAATTCCTAAACTTTCTTgtgcaggacatcaaataaacgttttgttcgctctctccagatgcaagactatcgtctttcgacgacatttgcagtgtaacatgcaaatacggggccaatttttcttgGGTGAATCGAGCTACCCCAAAGCGCCGCTCGCGGTGATTGGAACCGGCTTTTTAAAAGTTAGTGGCAGAGTGACAAAGTGATACGCTAAGGAAGACTTTTTTCTCGTTGTCTGCTGAGGATTGAAGCCTAATAAGTTCCGTTATTACACAAATTTTGATCATTCTTTTTTCGTTCACCTGAATATTCTGCACTGCAGCGCtgacggacaaaaaaaaaaaaaacatcgcagccacccccccccccccaggcggCGCCAGCACGCATCGTGACCTGAGCAAGTTCATTCCGCCGACGTGGCACCCCTCGATGGATGAGGCCCTGCACAAGAAGCTCCAAAGTTCAAGAAACTCTCAAAAAGCGCGAAAAATTTGAGCGCTGGTAGTGGACATCTGTCTTACAACCCGATGGGGCTGCGCTATTGCTGTTCCATTCAAGGGCCAACCTTAAGTTCAAAATACTATTGTCATAACTGAAGGCTATACTTCTTTAGAGACTGCTCAATTTTAATGAAGAAAAAACTGCTGTTTACAACAGGCTGTTTTATCAAGTACTGAGTTACCagtattttgtaattgttttTGTTCTATATAGGTGACTCGTTCCAGCCTTTATCATTATCTTAATACTTGTGTTCGGCGGCAGATGTGGTGCGTTCGAATGGGTCTCGTGCTGTCTCGTTTTAGTGTAAATATTTCGTGGCGCGGGCGCTGAGAGAAAAGGTtttggtctgttttttttttgactaACTAAAATGCTGTCGCTGAGCTCGTCCAACTAACTTCGGCAGAACGAACGAATTGGTGAAGCTTTGGCGGGGTGAACATAGTTTCAAGCCACGACATTTTGAAGGCACTTATTGACTTATGGAACGTCGAAACAGGCGTGGTCGTGTCAACTTTCTCTTGACTTTAGATGCAGCgaataattacgacatgcgtgagaCATTCGATGGAGATTCCTGACCTCGATCTTTTTCACATTTTGGATTATGTTCATGATGGAGCCAGCCACGCGGGGATCTTGGCCGGCTACCAGCTCCGGGTTTGGCAGAGGCACCTTGCGGTCACCGTTGTCAGCCGTCGACTCGCCCTTAGAGAGGGGGTGCCTGCACAGCGAGCAATTTCAGTGCACAAACGCATGCATCCAATAGAGCGCCGTCAAGCATAATCTGCAATATGTAGGACTGCGATGAATGACCATTCGAATAATAACTTTATAGGCGTTCGGAAATCCATGTATTGCGCACATTCCTTAATTTGCTTTTTTTCCTAAAAGAGGAATACACATTTAGACGGCAAACATTTGACAATATTTGTTGTTCTCTTAGTATGACGTTTTTGTGAATATGTGGGCCAAGTAATACAGAATCCTGGTAtaattttttaaaagaaaatatgCTTGACAGAAATGCGTTTGGATGGGCAAAATTATAAAAAGTACGTGTGTTGCGTGACCAGAAGTCTAATGTCGATAGTCTCCTAGCACACCTAAAATCATTTAGGCTGGCGATTCCATTCACGGCGGAACGTGAAACAAACAACATTCTTCCTTTACTCGACATTGTAATTTTGCATTGCATATGGTCTATAAGGTGGCGTGCAAGGTTATTTGAAATGGTTGATTCAAAAATTATAGAATTCTTGACTGCGCGTCCAAGACGCAGTACCTCGGGCTTATCCGCCTCTTTCCTTAGCTCGCCCATAGAGTGTTTCCTCATTTTTCGCCGTACAAAGCTGCGAAATGCTGCTGCCTTTTACAAAGCTGCTATG
This region includes:
- the LOC142776787 gene encoding uncharacterized protein LOC142776787, producing MFSWPIPQSGYEPWIRGYKQTNKQAAAMEDDHVEHRCGKKPDKKRFSRPVRHPLSKGESTADNGDRKVPLPNPELVAGQDPRVAGSIMNIIQNVKKIEVSVDYIDRTMTEILERIKLCNRWTPNEDQAASGGVRRKSL